From a region of the Chloroflexota bacterium genome:
- a CDS encoding NAD(P)/FAD-dependent oxidoreductase: MQKVIIIGAGFAGLRAAKTLAGKKVDVLLIDQQNYHCFQPLLYQVATAGLEPEQIAYPVRGIMHNWPGVRFLMARVEQIDRASKHVVTTMGSFDYDYLIVAAGGQTNYFGNREIEQHSFGLKNLNDAEQLRNHLLSMFERAAYERDPQVRQALHTFVVVGGGPTGVELAGAIRELVKHVLVRDFPQLENSQVQVILLEATDKVLGMLPMRLQHKTLQRLEKMGVQVRLNTAVEGASVDQVYLKGGEVIASHTLIWAAGVRGVELAQSLELALARGNRVQVQPDLRLADDPNVFVVGDLAYLEQAGKPLPQVAPVAIQQAVTAAKNILQQHQNQPTQAFVYRDRGSMATIGRNAAVAHIFGLQFWGFPAWVVWLFIHLMSLVGFRNRLVVLINWAYNYFFYDQAIRLITANRKQADFDVAPALDIMQTNN, translated from the coding sequence ATGCAAAAAGTAATTATTATTGGGGCAGGCTTTGCGGGTCTGCGAGCTGCCAAAACCCTGGCGGGCAAAAAAGTCGATGTGTTATTGATCGATCAACAAAATTATCATTGTTTTCAACCGCTGCTGTATCAAGTGGCGACGGCTGGCTTGGAGCCAGAGCAAATTGCCTATCCGGTGCGCGGAATTATGCACAATTGGCCGGGTGTGCGCTTTTTGATGGCTCGTGTGGAGCAGATTGATCGTGCTAGCAAACATGTGGTTACCACGATGGGCAGCTTCGACTATGATTATTTAATTGTCGCGGCGGGCGGCCAAACCAACTATTTTGGTAATCGTGAAATCGAGCAACATAGCTTTGGCTTGAAAAATTTGAATGATGCTGAGCAGTTGCGCAATCACTTGCTAAGTATGTTTGAACGTGCGGCTTACGAGCGTGATCCACAGGTGCGCCAAGCTTTGCATACGTTTGTGGTGGTTGGCGGCGGCCCAACTGGCGTTGAACTGGCCGGAGCAATTCGCGAGTTGGTCAAACACGTCTTGGTGCGCGATTTTCCCCAACTTGAAAATAGCCAAGTGCAGGTGATTTTGCTTGAAGCTACCGATAAAGTGCTAGGCATGTTGCCAATGCGCTTGCAACATAAAACGCTTCAGCGCTTGGAAAAAATGGGTGTGCAAGTCCGTTTGAATACCGCCGTCGAAGGAGCTAGCGTCGATCAGGTGTATCTCAAGGGTGGCGAGGTGATTGCTAGCCATACCCTGATTTGGGCGGCAGGTGTGCGCGGAGTTGAGTTGGCCCAAAGCCTCGAATTGGCCTTAGCACGCGGCAATCGGGTCCAAGTTCAGCCCGATTTGCGCTTAGCCGACGATCCAAATGTGTTTGTTGTTGGCGATCTGGCCTATCTTGAGCAGGCGGGCAAGCCCTTGCCGCAAGTTGCGCCGGTGGCAATTCAACAGGCGGTTACGGCAGCCAAAAATATTTTGCAGCAGCACCAAAACCAGCCTACCCAAGCCTTTGTCTATCGCGATCGTGGCTCGATGGCGACGATTGGCCGTAACGCAGCGGTGGCGCATATTTTTGGCCTGCAATTTTGGGGCTTTCCGGCTTGGGTCGTGTGGTTGTTCATTCACCTAATGAGCTTGGTTGGCTTTCGCAATCGGCTGGTGGTGCTGATTAATTGGGCCTATAACTACTTCTTCTATGATCAAGCGATTCGTTTGATTACCGCCAATCGCAAGCAAGCCGATTTTGACGTAGCGCCAGCTTTGGATATAATGCAAACCAACAACTAA
- a CDS encoding sel1 repeat family protein, whose amino-acid sequence MLLGMLYYKGEDVEQNYAEASQWFKQAAEVGHPEAMFMLGLLYLNELHLYPQAFHWNYQAAHKGLPAAQYNLAYQYQHGIGTTQNPTESLVWYQRCRDLTHGTLQQEAESALRTLEINASTS is encoded by the coding sequence ATGCTCCTAGGGATGCTCTATTATAAGGGTGAAGACGTTGAGCAAAATTACGCTGAGGCAAGCCAATGGTTTAAGCAAGCCGCCGAAGTAGGCCATCCCGAAGCCATGTTTATGTTAGGCTTGCTGTATCTCAATGAACTTCACTTATATCCTCAAGCCTTCCATTGGAACTACCAAGCAGCCCACAAGGGCTTACCAGCAGCCCAATATAATTTGGCCTATCAATACCAGCACGGTATAGGCACTACTCAGAATCCAACGGAAAGTCTCGTTTGGTATCAGCGTTGCCGCGATCTTACCCATGGCACATTACAACAAGAAGCTGAATCAGCGCTACGAACGCTTGAAATTAACGCATCTACCAGCTAA
- a CDS encoding DUF1990 domain-containing protein, translating into MQRRQFGWMFGLGLGAIGLVQCWQRRFKRGKTTQTPQAGSGSLYRRRYWVDFQALTQSPESLVKHIKANLPDFSPGLFADFRKATGNERVMQVGDEYDIAILGPWNGSVRVCTSQPLRFGFCTLEGHPEAGQIHFELKPHPKHAAAWRFEIASEARSRDGLVEMAYRIGKVVQTQVWSTFCQRVVEFAQAQQLGEIQTSTIEQTPEGEVVIHD; encoded by the coding sequence ATGCAACGACGGCAATTCGGCTGGATGTTCGGGCTGGGCTTAGGAGCAATCGGCTTGGTGCAATGTTGGCAGCGCCGTTTCAAGCGTGGCAAAACCACTCAAACCCCACAAGCAGGCAGTGGTTCGCTCTATCGCCGCCGCTACTGGGTCGATTTTCAGGCGCTCACTCAATCGCCCGAAAGTTTAGTTAAGCATATCAAGGCCAATTTGCCCGATTTCAGCCCTGGTTTATTTGCCGATTTTCGCAAAGCCACGGGCAACGAGCGAGTGATGCAGGTTGGCGATGAATATGATATTGCGATTTTGGGGCCGTGGAATGGCTCGGTGCGGGTGTGTACCAGCCAGCCGTTGCGCTTTGGATTTTGCACGCTTGAGGGCCATCCCGAGGCCGGACAAATTCATTTTGAGCTTAAACCACACCCAAAGCACGCCGCTGCATGGCGCTTTGAAATCGCGTCGGAAGCCCGTTCACGCGATGGCTTGGTCGAAATGGCTTATCGCATCGGCAAAGTCGTGCAAACCCAAGTTTGGAGCACCTTTTGCCAACGAGTGGTTGAATTTGCCCAAGCCCAACAGCTCGGCGAAATTCAAACCAGCACAATTGAACAAACGCC
- a CDS encoding TenA family protein: protein MDYAANFWQANRLLAQACLQHPFVQGLATGQLSVERFADYIGQDSFFLQSFARAYSLAAAKAPNWTSVCIFHQLAGSVIQELQLHQAFAADWQVDLSVVQPNPATQRYTDFLQLTAWSSDLGTLAAAMAPCMRLYAYLGQNLVNTQAASHRYSAWIETYSSNEFEALATQLEQLVNQHSYNLASAAQAYRYAMQCEYDFFEAVWSN, encoded by the coding sequence ATGGATTATGCGGCGAATTTTTGGCAAGCAAATCGTTTATTAGCCCAAGCTTGTTTGCAGCACCCGTTTGTGCAGGGGCTGGCAACTGGTCAGCTGAGTGTCGAACGCTTTGCTGATTATATTGGGCAAGATAGCTTTTTTCTACAAAGTTTTGCGCGGGCGTATAGTTTGGCAGCGGCCAAAGCGCCAAATTGGACGAGCGTGTGCATCTTTCATCAGCTGGCTGGCAGCGTGATCCAAGAGTTACAACTGCATCAAGCCTTTGCCGCCGATTGGCAGGTTGATTTAAGCGTGGTGCAGCCCAACCCAGCGACCCAGCGCTACACCGATTTTTTGCAACTGACGGCGTGGTCGAGCGATTTGGGCACATTGGCGGCAGCGATGGCTCCCTGCATGCGCTTGTATGCCTACCTTGGACAGAATCTAGTGAATACCCAAGCCGCTAGCCACCGCTATAGCGCTTGGATTGAAACCTATAGCAGCAACGAATTTGAAGCCTTGGCAACGCAATTGGAGCAACTGGTCAATCAACATAGCTACAATCTAGCCAGTGCCGCTCAAGCCTATCGCTATGCTATGCAATGTGAATACGATTTTTTTGAAGCAGTGTGGAGCAACTAA
- the thiD gene encoding bifunctional hydroxymethylpyrimidine kinase/phosphomethylpyrimidine kinase codes for MRAKALTIAGSDSGGGAGIQADLKTFHTYQVYGSSVITAITAQNTLGVQAFELVSPSLIERQIVAVLADIGADAIKTGMLGNAAIIETVANSLRQYPVALVVDPVMVAKSGDRLLVEDAVQALREHLVPISSLITPNLPEASVLLGREIDDERAMYAALDDLLKLGSKAVLLKGGHLKGQPLDLFADGQQVLELRSERIDTLNTHGTGCTYAAAITALLARGEDLVSAVCQAHAFLYEAIASAESIGAGHSPVNHWAWLKERTV; via the coding sequence ATGCGAGCAAAAGCATTAACCATCGCTGGCTCCGATTCGGGTGGTGGCGCGGGCATTCAGGCCGATCTCAAAACCTTTCATACCTATCAAGTCTATGGTAGCAGCGTTATTACGGCGATCACTGCTCAAAATACACTTGGGGTTCAAGCCTTTGAATTAGTTAGCCCAAGCTTGATCGAACGCCAAATCGTGGCGGTGTTGGCGGATATTGGGGCCGATGCGATTAAAACAGGCATGCTTGGCAATGCTGCAATCATTGAAACGGTCGCGAATAGCCTGCGCCAATATCCTGTGGCGTTGGTGGTTGATCCGGTGATGGTTGCCAAGAGTGGCGATCGCTTATTGGTTGAGGATGCGGTGCAGGCTTTACGTGAGCATTTAGTGCCAATCTCCAGCCTAATTACACCCAATTTGCCCGAAGCCAGCGTTTTGCTGGGCCGCGAAATTGATGATGAACGTGCCATGTATGCAGCCTTGGATGATTTGCTGAAGCTTGGATCCAAGGCAGTTTTGCTCAAAGGTGGGCATCTTAAAGGCCAGCCACTGGATTTATTTGCCGATGGTCAACAGGTGCTCGAACTGCGCTCAGAGCGAATCGATACCCTCAACACCCACGGCACTGGCTGCACCTATGCGGCGGCGATCACGGCATTGTTGGCGCGAGGCGAAGATTTGGTGAGTGCGGTTTGCCAAGCGCATGCATTTTTATACGAGGCGATTGCGAGTGCTGAATCGATTGGGGCTGGTCATAGTCCGGTTAATCATTGGGCTTGGCTGAAAGAGCGAACTGTTTAA
- a CDS encoding cysteine hydrolase has translation MATIRAGNKAALVVVDVQVGVMNGTWEAARVIGNIAHAVERARAENIPVLWVQHTDEEMPTDSPQWQWVPELVPAAGEPRIHKQFNSSFEQTTLSEELAALEVSHIVLAGAATNWCIRATAYAALERGYDLTLVSDAHTTGSIELENGSTIEAATVVQDLNIAMQWLSYPDRKNGTAKAEKIDFTHPGGEQ, from the coding sequence ATGGCAACTATCCGCGCAGGAAACAAGGCCGCACTCGTGGTCGTTGACGTCCAAGTCGGTGTTATGAATGGCACGTGGGAGGCCGCTCGGGTCATCGGGAATATCGCCCACGCCGTGGAGCGTGCTCGCGCTGAAAACATTCCCGTGCTGTGGGTTCAACACACTGATGAGGAAATGCCCACCGATAGTCCGCAGTGGCAATGGGTTCCGGAGTTGGTACCAGCCGCAGGCGAGCCACGCATCCACAAGCAGTTTAATTCATCGTTTGAACAAACCACCTTATCGGAAGAACTAGCAGCGTTAGAGGTCTCGCATATTGTGCTGGCAGGGGCAGCAACCAATTGGTGCATTCGCGCCACCGCCTATGCTGCGCTTGAACGCGGGTACGATCTCACGTTGGTCAGCGATGCACACACAACCGGATCGATCGAATTGGAGAACGGTAGCACGATCGAGGCCGCAACTGTTGTTCAAGACCTCAATATTGCCATGCAGTGGCTGTCCTATCCGGATCGCAAGAACGGCACGGCAAAGGCCGAAAAGATCGACTTCACGCATCCAGGTGGCGAACAGTAG
- the thiE gene encoding thiamine phosphate synthase, giving the protein MQIDWRLYAVLDTVTLGSRDPLAMTAALLAGGIGILQLRAKNLSVRQTAQLAQAILPLTKIAQIPLIINDDLGLALAVGADGVHLGVDDLPLDLARASFNGLIGYSPEGVSDAQRAAILGVDYLGVGPFAATTTKLDAGAPLGQAGLRAIVEAVDCPVLAIGGIAQHNVAEVRACGVAGIVVVSALLNATNSTQVCREFLAH; this is encoded by the coding sequence ATGCAGATTGATTGGCGTTTGTATGCAGTCTTGGATACCGTCACGCTTGGCTCGCGCGATCCTTTGGCCATGACTGCGGCGCTGCTGGCTGGCGGGATTGGGATATTACAACTTCGTGCCAAAAATTTGTCCGTGCGGCAAACTGCCCAACTGGCTCAAGCCATCCTGCCACTCACCAAGATTGCCCAAATTCCCTTAATTATCAACGACGATTTGGGCTTGGCCTTGGCGGTTGGGGCTGATGGCGTGCATTTGGGCGTTGATGATTTGCCCTTGGATTTGGCTCGTGCCAGTTTTAATGGCTTGATTGGCTACTCGCCTGAGGGGGTGTCCGATGCCCAACGGGCTGCAATATTGGGCGTTGATTATCTTGGGGTTGGGCCATTTGCTGCCACCACTACCAAACTTGATGCTGGTGCGCCCTTAGGTCAGGCAGGCTTGCGGGCAATTGTTGAGGCCGTGGATTGCCCAGTGCTGGCGATTGGCGGAATTGCTCAACATAACGTTGCAGAAGTGCGAGCTTGCGGAGTGGCTGGTATTGTGGTGGTTTCGGCCTTGTTGAATGCGACCAATTCAACCCAAGTATGTCGTGAATTTCTCGCACATTAA
- a CDS encoding energy-coupling factor transporter transmembrane protein EcfT has protein sequence MNEPFPTAQFWHPLACLALVAALGHSLLWLDAWWQQLLALSLIYGWLGWRIRAAIWPHVGLMLISCGLLGLSLGLSSTWLIALQASLRLACLGIVGLCLFVLVEPSALIDSLYQLGLPLNLVRLLEGSLSTLPAMQRIVQQTRASLASRGIRTDRWYLLWNGRWLVLPILAQALQHADDLAEALHTRGLSDQRPTMLQAYPWRWRDWSLLVISGLSLLIWFY, from the coding sequence ATGAATGAGCCATTTCCAACAGCTCAGTTTTGGCATCCACTGGCATGCTTGGCCTTGGTTGCCGCGCTTGGTCATAGTTTGCTTTGGCTTGATGCTTGGTGGCAGCAATTATTGGCGCTGAGCTTGATCTATGGCTGGCTTGGGTGGCGCATTCGCGCGGCAATTTGGCCGCATGTCGGGCTGATGCTGATTAGTTGTGGCTTGCTTGGGCTGAGTTTAGGCCTGAGCAGCACATGGTTGATTGCGCTCCAAGCAAGCCTGCGGCTGGCATGCTTGGGGATTGTTGGTTTATGCCTATTTGTATTGGTCGAGCCAAGCGCCTTGATCGACAGCCTATACCAACTTGGCTTGCCATTAAATCTGGTGCGTTTGCTCGAAGGTAGCTTGAGTACACTGCCCGCGATGCAGCGAATTGTTCAACAAACGCGAGCCAGCTTGGCCAGCCGAGGTATACGCACTGATCGCTGGTATCTGTTGTGGAATGGGCGTTGGCTGGTTTTGCCGATTCTAGCCCAAGCCTTGCAGCATGCCGATGATTTGGCCGAAGCCTTGCATACCCGTGGCCTGAGCGACCAACGCCCAACGATGTTGCAAGCATACCCGTGGCGTTGGCGGGATTGGAGTTTACTTGTGATTAGTGGTCTCAGTTTGCTGATTTGGTTCTATTGA
- the cytX gene encoding putative hydroxymethylpyrimidine transporter CytX has protein sequence MQESPDSVLDPVAKDQRSFGFHDCFALWSSLGVGLLVLSAGALLVPSLSFGMACLAIVLGSAVGAALLALVGVIGSDTGLPTMALLRPALGIRGAIAPTIANLIQLIGWGAFEIIVMSEATDAIARSAGLDLPASIWTVLWGVLVTAMAWGGPLTIVRRFLRTWGIWLVTGSALWLSYQAFQLTSLAELFAHQATGELGFGTALDLVIAMQLSWLPLIADYTRYSKGARSTFWGSGLGNFAANVWFYGLGVVFTLSLVGQQVLPTILGAAGGALALSLILVDESDNAFADIYSAAVSAGHLSSRISLKMLALAFGLICTGVALVVPMARYEGFLLLLGSIFAPLFGIVLVDHFGLRQRQLDVIELDRVNGRYWYQAGLNWRGLVAWILGIGLFHGLNAWYPTFGATIPSLVSAGLIYWGLGKIGLFTKQSALQRAA, from the coding sequence ATGCAGGAATCGCCTGATTCTGTGCTTGATCCGGTTGCCAAGGATCAACGTTCGTTTGGGTTCCACGATTGTTTTGCCTTATGGTCGAGCCTTGGGGTGGGCTTGCTAGTGCTGAGCGCCGGAGCCTTGTTGGTGCCAAGCCTGAGTTTTGGCATGGCCTGTTTGGCGATCGTGCTTGGCTCGGCGGTTGGTGCTGCGCTATTGGCCTTGGTCGGCGTGATTGGCAGCGATACGGGCTTGCCAACCATGGCCTTGTTGCGCCCAGCCTTGGGCATTCGCGGTGCGATTGCGCCTACGATCGCCAATCTCATCCAATTAATCGGCTGGGGTGCCTTTGAAATTATTGTGATGAGCGAAGCGACTGATGCGATTGCCCGTAGCGCTGGGCTTGATCTACCCGCCAGCATTTGGACGGTGCTTTGGGGCGTGCTGGTGACGGCTATGGCCTGGGGTGGGCCACTGACAATTGTGCGGCGGTTTTTGCGCACCTGGGGCATTTGGTTGGTTACTGGTTCGGCGCTTTGGCTGAGCTACCAAGCCTTTCAATTAACCAGTTTGGCTGAGTTATTTGCCCATCAAGCAACTGGCGAGTTGGGTTTTGGCACAGCACTCGATCTGGTGATTGCGATGCAACTTTCGTGGTTGCCATTGATTGCCGACTACACTCGCTACTCCAAGGGTGCGCGGTCAACCTTTTGGGGCAGTGGTTTGGGCAATTTCGCGGCAAATGTTTGGTTTTATGGCTTGGGCGTGGTTTTCACCCTAAGTTTGGTGGGCCAACAAGTGCTGCCCACAATTTTGGGCGCGGCTGGGGGAGCCTTGGCTCTAAGCCTAATTTTGGTCGATGAATCGGATAATGCCTTTGCTGATATTTATTCGGCGGCAGTTTCGGCGGGTCATTTGAGTAGCCGCATTAGCCTCAAAATGCTGGCTTTAGCCTTTGGCTTAATTTGTACTGGTGTGGCCTTGGTTGTGCCAATGGCGCGGTATGAAGGCTTTTTATTGTTGCTTGGCTCAATTTTCGCACCGCTGTTTGGGATTGTGCTGGTCGATCATTTTGGGTTGCGCCAGCGCCAACTTGACGTAATCGAACTAGATCGTGTCAATGGGCGATATTGGTATCAGGCTGGCCTGAATTGGCGCGGTTTAGTGGCTTGGATTCTGGGAATTGGCCTGTTTCATGGCTTGAATGCTTGGTATCCGACCTTTGGCGCAACGATTCCAAGCCTTGTGAGCGCTGGATTGATCTATTGGGGGTTAGGCAAAATTGGTTTGTTTACCAAGCAATCGGCCTTGCAACGTGCGGCCTAA
- the thiM gene encoding hydroxyethylthiazole kinase, whose protein sequence is MLTPSSIADCWHSLRQQRPLVHAVPNLVTANDLANALLAVGAAPIMAIEPAEFSQLHNRALVLSMGTPTIDRMQLLAQAGRAAQAKNLPIVLDPVGVGATAWRKQAALELIATVHPTILRLNVGEALALLDQTGVAHGVDVGHAWHDPVLVAGQLARRYGCVVGLTGVIDVVSDGMNWIQLEHGHQWLSQITGAGCIVTSLIGALAAVTNDVMLATVSALAGFGMAAEVAAMHALGPASFRVALFDQLGAIAELIDNRRLNYRMEQHDAD, encoded by the coding sequence TTGTTGACACCAAGCAGCATTGCTGATTGTTGGCATTCATTACGTCAGCAACGCCCATTGGTGCATGCTGTGCCAAATTTGGTGACGGCCAATGATTTGGCCAATGCCTTGCTGGCGGTTGGTGCTGCGCCAATTATGGCGATCGAGCCAGCCGAATTTAGCCAGTTGCACAATCGTGCCCTTGTTTTGAGCATGGGCACGCCAACGATCGACCGAATGCAACTACTTGCCCAAGCTGGACGGGCTGCCCAAGCCAAAAATCTGCCAATTGTGCTTGATCCGGTTGGGGTTGGCGCGACCGCTTGGCGCAAGCAAGCAGCCTTAGAATTAATTGCTACCGTTCATCCAACCATTTTGCGCTTGAATGTGGGCGAAGCTTTGGCCTTGCTCGATCAAACAGGTGTGGCCCATGGCGTTGATGTCGGTCACGCTTGGCATGATCCTGTGCTGGTGGCAGGCCAATTGGCACGGCGCTATGGCTGTGTGGTTGGCCTAACGGGCGTAATCGATGTGGTTAGTGATGGCATGAATTGGATTCAGCTTGAGCATGGGCATCAATGGCTGAGCCAAATTACTGGCGCTGGTTGCATTGTAACCAGCCTGATTGGCGCACTCGCTGCGGTTACCAATGATGTCATGTTGGCGACTGTTAGCGCACTCGCTGGCTTCGGAATGGCGGCTGAAGTTGCGGCTATGCATGCGCTTGGCCCAGCCAGTTTTCGGGTGGCTCTGTTTGATCAGCTTGGGGCAATTGCTGAATTAATTGATAACCGTCGGCTTAACTATCGCATGGAGCAGCACGATGCAGATTGA
- a CDS encoding sel1 repeat family protein, with protein sequence MQLDIDQLTEQAQEGHGSAQFLLGMAYSMGWGVAINQHQALHYWKLAAENNIVDAQFLLGQSYHFGNNIAQNLPQAAYWYEQAANHGHVQAQWNIASMYLSGTGVVQSEAQAIVYLEMAAQSGATPAMTAVGRLYQEGKGGEIRLDKAFDWFSQAAAQGNSEGQYSLGLMYSDGEYVAKDLQQAVGLFQQAAAQNFALAQFELGKCYSYGQGLEQDSHQGLYWLQQAAAQKHPLADYELGRMYLICGSPPKLATLRLKCS encoded by the coding sequence ATGCAACTAGATATTGATCAACTTACAGAACAAGCCCAAGAAGGGCATGGCTCAGCTCAATTTCTGTTAGGCATGGCTTATAGTATGGGCTGGGGGGTGGCGATCAACCAGCATCAAGCGCTCCATTATTGGAAACTTGCTGCCGAAAATAATATTGTGGATGCGCAATTTTTGCTAGGCCAATCGTACCATTTTGGCAATAATATTGCTCAAAATCTGCCACAAGCCGCATATTGGTACGAGCAAGCAGCCAATCATGGCCATGTCCAAGCCCAATGGAATATCGCCAGTATGTACCTTTCGGGCACAGGGGTTGTCCAATCTGAAGCCCAAGCAATCGTTTATTTAGAAATGGCAGCCCAAAGCGGAGCCACACCAGCAATGACTGCCGTAGGCCGCCTTTATCAAGAAGGGAAAGGCGGCGAAATTCGGCTCGATAAAGCGTTTGATTGGTTCTCGCAAGCTGCAGCCCAAGGCAATAGTGAGGGCCAATATTCGCTTGGGTTGATGTATAGCGACGGCGAATACGTTGCCAAAGATTTACAACAAGCAGTGGGGCTATTTCAACAGGCAGCTGCCCAGAATTTCGCCTTGGCCCAATTCGAGCTAGGTAAATGCTATAGCTATGGCCAAGGCCTCGAACAAGACTCACACCAAGGCCTCTATTGGTTACAACAAGCCGCTGCCCAAAAACACCCGTTGGCAGATTACGAGCTTGGGCGGATGTACCTCATTTGCGGATCGCCGCCGAAGCTGGCTACATTGAGGCTCAAATGCTCCTAG
- the thiW gene encoding energy coupling factor transporter S component ThiW has translation MTSLIQKQRQSTRRLAYSIVLAALGLALSPISIPTGIAKISPTQHLINVLAAVLVGPWWGLAIAFVMALVRNLLGTGTPLAFPGSMIGVLLAGLLYQRWRNDWLAVLGEVVGTGLIGATVAALLVAPLAMGKSPALIAMLTPFAISALVGALLALASLGLLRKARLLPADE, from the coding sequence ATGACCAGTTTAATTCAAAAACAGCGCCAATCAACGCGGCGCTTGGCCTATAGCATTGTCTTGGCAGCTTTGGGCTTAGCACTCTCGCCCATTAGCATCCCGACCGGAATTGCCAAAATCTCGCCAACCCAACATTTAATTAACGTGTTGGCGGCGGTGTTGGTCGGGCCATGGTGGGGCTTGGCGATAGCTTTTGTGATGGCGTTGGTGCGCAATTTGTTGGGTACTGGCACGCCCTTAGCCTTCCCTGGCAGCATGATCGGCGTGCTTTTGGCGGGCCTGCTGTATCAACGTTGGCGCAACGATTGGTTGGCAGTGCTCGGTGAGGTGGTTGGCACTGGCTTAATTGGCGCGACAGTGGCGGCGTTGTTGGTTGCCCCGTTGGCAATGGGCAAAAGCCCAGCCTTGATTGCCATGCTCACACCATTTGCAATTTCAGCCTTGGTTGGGGCGTTGTTGGCCTTGGCCAGTCTTGGATTATTACGCAAAGCCCGTTTGTTGCCCGCCGATGAGTGA
- a CDS encoding energy-coupling factor ABC transporter ATP-binding protein: protein MSELVVVENYRFRYAQAQAELGPWSFGLGRGECVLLLGANGAGKSTVCRMLNGLIPYRYAGQQTGSVRIAGHATEQLNSPMWSQLVGSLSQRPANQILGHTVARDLAWSWAQQGLPRPTIAAKVSELAERFGLLELLQRQPQSLSGGEIQRLALANLLARNPILVVLDEPCAALDATGVQLVRQLIQQLQQQGTSVVIAEQRPQLLSDLATRALSFEKGQLVYDGPVAEIVQDEEWSVIQSKSSVEPMLTWHQLSYKRNQSPILANFSEQLDCTRVGLVGPNGSGKTSLLQLTSGVLRPQTGWICYQQNSITQQRADQRASYLASLPQDLRSFFYRPTVAEELTCADPTWRDQLIERFGLAELLARSPFQLSGGEQRRVALACALLNKPRVLLLDEPTAGLDYAGRWQLCELLQSLAQQVSALISSHDIAWLASLTSRWLHLPQATASP, encoded by the coding sequence ATGAGTGAGCTTGTTGTCGTTGAGAATTATCGTTTTCGCTATGCCCAAGCGCAAGCTGAGCTTGGGCCGTGGTCGTTTGGCTTGGGGCGGGGTGAATGTGTGTTGTTGCTGGGAGCCAATGGCGCTGGTAAATCGACGGTTTGCCGCATGCTCAATGGCCTAATTCCCTATCGCTATGCTGGCCAACAAACTGGCTCGGTCAGAATTGCGGGTCATGCGACTGAGCAACTTAATTCGCCAATGTGGAGCCAATTGGTTGGCAGCTTGAGTCAGCGACCTGCCAACCAAATTTTGGGCCACACGGTTGCGCGTGATCTGGCTTGGAGTTGGGCGCAACAAGGCTTGCCGCGCCCAACGATCGCTGCCAAGGTCAGCGAGTTGGCGGAACGTTTTGGGTTGCTTGAGCTGCTGCAACGCCAACCGCAAAGCCTTTCTGGCGGCGAAATTCAGCGTTTAGCACTTGCCAATTTGTTGGCTCGTAACCCAATTTTGGTGGTGCTTGATGAGCCATGTGCTGCGTTGGATGCGACGGGCGTGCAGTTGGTGCGCCAGCTGATTCAGCAATTGCAGCAGCAAGGCACAAGCGTCGTGATTGCCGAGCAACGCCCGCAATTGCTGAGCGATTTGGCAACCCGCGCTTTGAGCTTTGAAAAGGGCCAATTAGTCTACGATGGGCCTGTCGCTGAGATTGTACAAGACGAAGAATGGTCTGTTATACAAAGTAAATCAAGCGTTGAGCCGATGCTGACCTGGCATCAACTTAGCTACAAGCGCAACCAAAGCCCAATTTTAGCCAACTTTAGCGAGCAGCTTGATTGTACCCGGGTTGGTTTGGTTGGGCCGAACGGTAGCGGCAAAACCAGCCTCTTGCAATTAACCAGCGGTGTGCTGCGCCCCCAAACTGGCTGGATCTGCTATCAACAGAACTCAATTACGCAACAACGGGCTGATCAACGGGCTAGCTATCTTGCGAGCCTGCCACAAGATCTGCGTAGCTTTTTCTATCGGCCAACGGTGGCAGAAGAACTCACCTGTGCTGATCCAACGTGGCGGGATCAGTTGATCGAGCGTTTTGGCTTGGCTGAATTATTGGCGCGTTCGCCGTTTCAGTTGAGTGGCGGCGAGCAACGGCGGGTTGCTTTAGCCTGTGCACTGTTGAACAAACCGCGCGTGCTGCTGCTCGATGAGCCAACCGCAGGCTTGGATTACGCAGGCCGCTGGCAATTGTGTGAGCTTTTACAAAGCTTGGCTCAACAGGTGTCAGCTTTGATTAGCAGCCATGATATAGCTTGGCTAGCCAGCTTAACATCGCGTTGGTTGCATTTGCCTCAGGCAACGGCTAGCCCATGA